The Silene latifolia isolate original U9 population chromosome X, ASM4854445v1, whole genome shotgun sequence genome contains the following window.
tttttattgcCTTAGGAATGAGTATATATACACATGCAATGAGGGTAAATTTTCCATAAGATAATATACTctaaaaacacaaattcttgtttcagacggacacttttggTCTGATTTATCAGACagataaaatgttgccattttttaagaaaatgtaaccaattaattcacaaaatgttatgactagatgtgtcattttttaccctgaaaatgatgtgaataaTAATGGTAACCtgttatcagaaaataacaacattttattgtaaaatgatgacgTATTCTGCCTTATTTGCATAAAAAGTAATGGTGTTAAAAAACCGAAGCTATTTCTAAAAATTGATGTGTTAATGGGACGATGTGTATAGAGTGGGACACAAAGTGGACGGAGGATCTTGCTTGTGAAAAGGAAGGCGGCAAAAactcaaaataaaaacaaaaaacggAGGAGGGAGAACACCCAAAACCCGCATAAATGGCGAGCGAAAACCCTAGAAAATGGCGATTCACATGGGAATCACAATCTCACATCCCAATACTTAAACTCTACCTCTTTTCTCATCAATTCAATCCAGTGAATCACTGTGACAAACTCATTATCGATTTAATTTTGGAAAAATCCATCCTGAAATTGAGTTGGAGTGATCGTAATCTCCTAAATTTAGTGAGTCTTATAGTTCCATTACCTAGGGTTTTAGTCGACCTTGAATCTCCATTACATTTCCGAACTCTTGATGATCATATTGAGGTTAaaatacctcttcttcttcccgTTGATCACCCCATTGTTGCATCCTTCATTTCCGACCTTCATTCCGGGGGCTATGATGATCAACTTCTTACACCGCTTACTATGGATTCCGGTAAACAGTTATGCTTTTATTTGGCTTTTTAATTGATTGATGTAATCCCCAATCCCCAAATGTGAATTGATTATTTCAAGTTTAATTGCTGTTTGATTGATTAGATTTCAAGGAGTTGTCTTCCAAAGGAGACGTCCATGTTTACTGCAGAAGCTGTCGCTTTAAGTTGACTAAGACTTCAGTTAGGTTAGTATTTTCTTCTTACGGTTACTTGAGTTTCAACATATTTTAGTAGTTGAGTTTTTCGAACTTGACTGTCCTGTTGCTATGTGCCTATGTTAGGTTAGAAATATGAGATTCCTGTACAAGTTGGTAAAATAGTGAGAGCATGATTTAGCTTATTTAGAAATCCTTCTATTTATTTGAATTCGCTACATTATTTGTCAAATGTAACAAACATAAATCATATCTCATTTTTTATCCTTCTCAGTTCTCATGGTCAAATTATGTCAACATTGAACAATAGTTACTCACGGTAAATTTTTCAGAATAGTATGAAGATGGTCAAAGCTAAAAAATAACTTTGCCCATAAAAGTCACATGTTCTATGTATAAAGTGCTCTAATTGCTCTTAGGTCTTGACTTTTGATCTCACTACATCCTTGAAGTTGAGTACACTTGCGTTTCCAAACAGTTGACCAAGTCAATTTCGTTTTGGTTCTTGCCAAGTTGTGTGGATATGTGGTGTGTGGATGTGTGTTCTTGGTTAAATTGTTATATTAGAATAGGTTTATGTTTTAAAAGATCCTTTGTCTCTAGTAATGAATTATATCAGTTGACGGCTGAAAGATTTTAAAGAAAATGTCCTATGTCTGGTTAAGTTGCGATACAGTATAATTTTATATGCACATACATAGGATTCTTTGACCATCATGCTTCATATGAACATTCTAGGTGTTTGGTGGATTTGCCTTCTGTGAACTGGACTGATGTTGCTGACAATTGGTTTGGATCGTGCTGTTGCTCGTTTGGAAGCATTAGTGAGAAGCTTGTCACTAAATATGTCAAACTAAATAAGTGCACAGAGGGCTCATGCTTGTTAACTTCAGCATCAATAATTCTTTTCAAGGATGATGTTACAGGGTTTCAAACCCTGTCACAGTCTCTTGTTGGGAAATGTGATGGCAAATTTAGCGATGATACTGTTACTGAGAATTTAATGTTACGTGATTCCTCTACAGAAAAGGGCTCCATGCAACTCCAATCAGAGGGGCACTCTATGGATGGTGTCTTCAACGTTTCTGATGATCATGAGAAGACATCATTTACATCCTCAAGTTTTGATTTAGAGAAAGATACTGAGTCAGAAAACCACTGTTGTACACATGATGCTCCTAAGTCTTTCCCCAAGGACGAAGAACTTAATGGATCCATTTACCTTCAAGAAGAGCAGAAGTCGTTCCTAAACTGCTATCTTGGTAATGCCTTTTTGTTCACGCCATCTGGTCTTTCAAAAGACATCGAGTGGACTAATTTTTCTTGCCCTCAGTGTTCCCATGTTCTAGGCGCATTTCCTAGCACTGATGGGTCTGAACCATTAGACGGCGGTATTCGATTACTTAAATGTTACATTTCAGTTTCTTCTTCCTCTAGTGTACCGGATGGGTTGTTCAGGTAAAATTTTATTGGTTCTTGCTAGTGCTTCCTTTTCTGTAGTATTATCTGCTTGATGTTTTAGGTTTCCGGACCTCAATATCAATTGTTGCATCTAATGGACTTATTTATTGGCTTGCCTCAACCTGCATAGGAAATATACATTGGAGAGAATGTTTACCTGTCAGCTTCTAGAGAGTGCAAAGGATGAACTCTCTTTTCGCACTGTAGTTAAGGATTTGAAGACTAAATGTTCAATGTTGAATATGATTCTTGTCAATCCAAATTCATGGTGCTTTAGTGGTTGGTGTTTAGAAGATACCTCCGAGCAATTTGTAATGATCAATTTGCACCCTGTTGTCAAAGTACTTCTCTCACATTGCTCTGACAATCTCAAATCTGAAGTCAGGTCAGGTTGTCTTTGAATGCTTCATACATACATAGATTTCTTTTATCCTGAAATTACTCATGCGCTCCATCATAGGCATCACTTCCTCCAATGTCTTCATAAAGGCTCTTGTACCGAGTAAGGTAGGGAGGATTTAGATGGATGTAACCTTTCCTTAGAAATAAAGGGCAATTACCTCCAGTTGACCCTCAACTGAAATCGACAACTAGATGCACACTTATTGTGTTTATATGTTTCGTCTCACCAAAGCACTTTCGATTTTGGCCATTCGTTAATGCTTCAAGTGTCACTTGTTTGGAGCTATGGTACTCGAACTTGGGAACAGGTGTTTACACAAGTACATGTCTACTCGTCATGACTCAAATTTTACGACACTGATACTCTGACATATGGACACGTATACAGGGACATATTAGTAAAACATAAATTTTATCAAAAATACTCCCACATCTAGATTATGTAAAGTGAAATACAGAGATGTGTGAGATATATTCATATAAGGCTTAAAGTTGTTAAATCACTCGTGTACAAGGACATTCTTCAAACACATGAATTTTATCACTAATATTCCTACATTTAGATTATTGAAAGTGGGAATACAGAGTGTGAGAGATAGGCTTAATGTTTTTAAATCAAACTGTAAGCTTCATATATCAAATTCTTCCTTTTGCCGTGTAGGCTTTCCTTGTGCATCCACTAGTAAAAGTCATGATTTGTTAACTGTTGAGTAAATATTTTGTTTCCAATAGTGTCGTGTGTTTGTCACGTTTATGACCTCAATATCAAAGATTAATAACATAGGCTTGGGTACATGATATCCACCTAGTCAGGCAAGCGACATGGTTTCCGTTAGTAGCCCCTCCTTCTGCGCATTGTCGGTGCCTGCTGCAGAATTGCCTTGCAGCACCCTTGCCTTTTAGACTTTCACTTTCCTACTTGAGCTGTAATGTGCTTTAATCTGTACTTGCAGGAATAAGGAATTCGTCACATCAATTTATTGGTCAACCCCTTGATTACAGTGAAGCAGTTTATCGACTAAAAATTTCCTTTGATCTGCAGTATAAATCAAAATTGGGAAATGAAACACCAAGCTGACGAGGTTTATATGTTGAAGAATGTGATTAGAGAGCTGATGAGGTCCATGGATAGAGCAAAAGACTCCTATCCACCATCATTTAGTTCCACTCAGGGATTTCTATTATCGTATATCCCTAGATGATCAGGTTTGTATCTTTGACTGTGTGGGGTTATGATCTGGGAACAAAGTAGAGGAAAGAATAGTGTTGGGAGCAAAGAACCAAAATGCAACTTCTGAGTATACAACACTACGAAGATTATCGAACCTTGGTCTTTGTCATGAGTATTACCTGGCATGACGCATTTTGCTATTTCTAGTAGAATAGTTAATTGGTGTGGCTAGTGGCTATATTTGCAGCTTCTTGTAGAATATTTAAACTGGCCGTGTATAATGGTGCTGTTCCTGATCCTTTTCGTCACATATTTTCCTGGGATTAGTTGTTcctgatctcatatttttctgAGAGAAGTCCCTTATTTATCGAAGTCATTCACTGGTTTTTGCACTACATAT
Protein-coding sequences here:
- the LOC141623838 gene encoding uncharacterized protein LOC141623838 isoform X5; this encodes MASENPRKWRFTWESQSHIPILKLYLFSHQFNPVNHCDKLIIDLILEKSILKLSWSDRNLLNLVSLIVPLPRVLVDLESPLHFRTLDDHIEVKIPLLLPVDHPIVASFISDLHSGGYDDQLLTPLTMDSDFKELSSKGDVHVYCRSCRFKLTKTSVRCLVDLPSVNWTDVADNWFGSCCCSFGSISEKLVTKYVKLNKCTEGSCLLTSASIILFKDDVTGFQTLSQSLVGKCDGKFSDDTVTENLMLRDSSTEKGSMQLQSEGHSMDGVFNVSDDHEKTSFTSSSFDLEKDTESENHCCTHDAPKSFPKDEELNGSIYLQEEQKSFLNCYLGNAFLFTPSGLSKDIEWTNFSCPQCSHVLGAFPSTDGSEPLDGGIRLLKCYISVSSSSSVPDGLFSINQNWEMKHQADEVYMLKNVIRELMRSMDRAKDSYPPSFSSTQGFLLSYIPR
- the LOC141623838 gene encoding uncharacterized protein LOC141623838 isoform X2 produces the protein MASENPRKWRFTWESQSHIPILKLYLFSHQFNPVNHCDKLIIDLILEKSILKLSWSDRNLLNLVSLIVPLPRVLVDLESPLHFRTLDDHIEVKIPLLLPVDHPIVASFISDLHSGGYDDQLLTPLTMDSDFKELSSKGDVHVYCRSCRFKLTKTSVRCLVDLPSVNWTDVADNWFGSCCCSFGSISEKLVTKYVKLNKCTEGSCLLTSASIILFKDDVTGFQTLSQSLVGKCDGKFSDDTVTENLMLRDSSTEKGSMQLQSEGHSMDGVFNVSDDHEKTSFTSSSFDLEKDTESENHCCTHDAPKSFPKDEELNGSIYLQEEQKSFLNCYLGNAFLFTPSGLSKDIEWTNFSCPQCSHVLGAFPSTDGSEPLDGGIRLLKCYISVSSSSSVPDGLFRKYTLERMFTCQLLESAKDELSFRTVVKDLKTKCSMLNMILVNPNSWCFSGWCLEDTSEQFVMINLHPVVKVLLSHCSDNLKSEVRSGIRNSSHQFIGQPLDYSEAVYRLKISFDLQYKSKLGNETPS
- the LOC141623838 gene encoding uncharacterized protein LOC141623838 isoform X4, with product MASENPRKWRFTWESQSHIPILKLYLFSHQFNPVNHCDKLIIDLILEKSILKLSWSDRNLLNLVSLIVPLPRVLVDLESPLHFRTLDDHIEVKIPLLLPVDHPIVASFISDLHSGGYDDQLLTPLTMDSDFKELSSKGDVHVYCRSCRFKLTKTSVRCLVDLPSVNWTDVADNWFGSCCCSFGSISEKLVTKYVKLNKCTEGSCLLTSASIILFKDDVTGFQTLSQSLVGKCDGKFSDDTVTENLMLRDSSTEKGSMQLQSEGHSMDGVFNVSDDHEKTSFTSSSFDLEKDTESENHCCTHDAPKSFPKDEELNGSIYLQEEQKSFLNCYLGNAFLFTPSGLSKDIEWTNFSCPQCSHVLGAFPSTDGSEPLDGGIRLLKCYISVSSSSSVPDGLFRKYTLERMFTCQLLESAKDELSFRTVVKDLKTKCSMLNMILVNPNSWCFSGWCLEDTSEQFVMINLHPVVKVLLSHCSDNLKSEVRSV
- the LOC141623838 gene encoding uncharacterized protein LOC141623838 isoform X1, coding for MASENPRKWRFTWESQSHIPILKLYLFSHQFNPVNHCDKLIIDLILEKSILKLSWSDRNLLNLVSLIVPLPRVLVDLESPLHFRTLDDHIEVKIPLLLPVDHPIVASFISDLHSGGYDDQLLTPLTMDSDFKELSSKGDVHVYCRSCRFKLTKTSVRCLVDLPSVNWTDVADNWFGSCCCSFGSISEKLVTKYVKLNKCTEGSCLLTSASIILFKDDVTGFQTLSQSLVGKCDGKFSDDTVTENLMLRDSSTEKGSMQLQSEGHSMDGVFNVSDDHEKTSFTSSSFDLEKDTESENHCCTHDAPKSFPKDEELNGSIYLQEEQKSFLNCYLGNAFLFTPSGLSKDIEWTNFSCPQCSHVLGAFPSTDGSEPLDGGIRLLKCYISVSSSSSVPDGLFRKYTLERMFTCQLLESAKDELSFRTVVKDLKTKCSMLNMILVNPNSWCFSGWCLEDTSEQFVMINLHPVVKVLLSHCSDNLKSEVSINQNWEMKHQADEVYMLKNVIRELMRSMDRAKDSYPPSFSSTQGFLLSYIPR
- the LOC141623838 gene encoding uncharacterized protein LOC141623838 isoform X3; this encodes MASENPRKWRFTWESQSHIPILKLYLFSHQFNPVNHCDKLIIDLILEKSILKLSWSDRNLLNLVSLIVPLPRVLVDLESPLHFRTLDDHIEVKIPLLLPVDHPIVASFISDLHSGGYDDQLLTPLTMDSDFKELSSKGDVHVYCRSCRFKLTKTSVRCLVDLPSVNWTDVADNWFGSCCCSFGSISEKLVTKYVKLNKCTEGSCLLTSASIILFKDDVTGFQTLSQSLVGKCDGKFSDDTVTENLMLRDSSTEKGSMQLQSEGHSMDGVFNVSDDHEKTSFTSSSFDLEKDTESENHCCTHDAPKSFPKDEELNGSIYLQEEQKSFLNCYLGNAFLFTPSGLSKDIEWTNFSCPQCSHVLGAFPSTDGSEPLDGGIRLLKCYISVSSSSSVPDGLFRKYTLERMFTCQLLESAKDELSFRTVVKDLKTKCSMLNMILVNPNSWCFSGWCLEDTSEQFVMINLHPVVKVLLSHCSDNLKSEVRNKEFVTSIYWSTP